In a single window of the Serratia quinivorans genome:
- the pac_2 gene encoding Penicillin G acylase precursor, with product MKLLFQTRSALLLALGLGCNLVIAQTFAADVTIKRDTYGTPHIYANDVYGLFYGYGYAIAQDRLYQLEMSRRSTEGRVAEVLGKDYLSFDIGIRQQYSPARIKAQLAALPQSDRDILDGYAQGINAWLKKIDANPQQLMPKQFIDHNFKPAPWTDFDVAMVFIGSMVNRFGDYNTELENQQLLAGLIKKDGETQGKAIFNLLLSQDNAGAPTTVSKGEWQPSVRDGAYVSAPPATTALNHATLPTETATNEQTPRWKPPKEKAFSNIIVLGSRKSEGAESILLNGPQFGFYQPAYTYSVGLHGAGYDAVGNSPFGYPMVEFGYNRDISWGSTWGAGDNVDIYQLKLNPKNPEEYFYQGKYRPLEKRIETIAVKDGETRHLTVYRSVQGAVIDYNPRQGLAYAKRRGWEGEEVATLLAWNKVGKAKNHQQWLDQVQHSAINVNWYYADKKGNIGYALGGRYPIRLKGHDNRLPMPGDGSSEWQGFMPFSTNPQVYNPKTGYIANWNNRPAEGFPNPDEWWYSWNTADRIQSLFTRIDSQPRFTPTQLWDLLMDAAFEDPNARFFVPHLVKVAGKSDNPKLREAAAILGKWDYEERDLNNDGYYDTPATPIFRAWLQHMLTLSLGGILPAEQASWFLDTGYMTPGESTTGSQNISVGTKILYQGMTAGSKSSGFDIFKGRDVDSLMMEALRLAVNDLNKSQGGKMSAWQTRVSNTTYQTKKLPECSASRLRRTPSESSCHEPRDRK from the coding sequence ATGAAATTGTTATTTCAAACGCGTTCTGCTTTGCTACTGGCCCTTGGGTTGGGCTGCAACCTGGTGATAGCCCAAACTTTTGCCGCCGATGTGACGATAAAACGAGACACCTATGGCACCCCTCACATTTACGCCAATGACGTTTACGGACTGTTTTATGGCTATGGTTATGCCATCGCTCAGGACCGTCTATACCAGTTGGAAATGTCCCGGCGTAGTACTGAGGGGCGTGTCGCCGAAGTGTTGGGCAAAGACTATCTGTCGTTTGATATAGGCATTCGCCAACAGTATTCCCCTGCCAGAATAAAAGCTCAGTTGGCCGCGCTGCCCCAAAGCGATCGCGATATTCTCGATGGTTATGCCCAGGGCATTAATGCATGGCTGAAGAAAATCGATGCCAACCCGCAGCAATTGATGCCAAAACAGTTTATTGACCATAATTTTAAACCGGCTCCCTGGACGGACTTCGATGTAGCCATGGTGTTCATCGGGTCCATGGTCAACCGATTCGGAGACTACAACACCGAGTTGGAAAACCAGCAATTACTCGCCGGGCTGATAAAAAAGGATGGCGAGACGCAAGGCAAAGCGATATTTAACCTGCTGCTTTCTCAAGACAACGCAGGCGCACCCACCACAGTCTCCAAGGGGGAATGGCAGCCTTCGGTACGCGATGGAGCCTACGTTTCTGCCCCGCCGGCGACAACCGCTCTGAACCATGCAACGCTCCCGACAGAGACGGCGACCAACGAACAAACGCCCCGCTGGAAGCCACCGAAGGAAAAAGCCTTCAGTAACATCATCGTCCTGGGCTCCCGTAAATCTGAAGGTGCCGAAAGCATTCTGTTAAACGGGCCTCAGTTCGGTTTCTATCAACCCGCTTACACCTATTCTGTTGGGTTACATGGCGCGGGTTATGACGCGGTGGGAAACAGTCCTTTCGGCTATCCGATGGTGGAGTTCGGCTACAACCGCGACATCAGTTGGGGAAGTACCTGGGGGGCTGGTGATAATGTCGATATATACCAGTTGAAATTGAACCCTAAAAACCCTGAAGAGTACTTCTATCAGGGGAAATACCGCCCTCTGGAAAAACGCATTGAGACCATCGCGGTGAAGGATGGCGAAACCCGGCATTTGACGGTGTACCGTAGCGTGCAAGGTGCCGTCATCGACTACAATCCCAGGCAGGGTCTGGCCTATGCCAAACGTCGTGGCTGGGAAGGCGAGGAAGTCGCCACTTTACTGGCCTGGAATAAAGTTGGCAAAGCGAAAAACCATCAACAATGGCTCGATCAGGTCCAACATTCCGCCATCAACGTCAACTGGTACTACGCCGATAAAAAAGGCAACATCGGTTATGCCTTGGGCGGACGTTATCCAATACGCCTTAAGGGGCACGATAACCGGCTACCTATGCCTGGCGACGGCAGCTCCGAATGGCAAGGTTTCATGCCCTTTTCCACCAATCCTCAGGTTTACAATCCCAAAACGGGTTACATCGCCAACTGGAACAACCGCCCGGCGGAAGGCTTCCCCAACCCGGACGAATGGTGGTACTCCTGGAATACCGCCGACCGTATCCAGTCGTTATTCACCCGCATTGATAGTCAGCCGCGCTTTACCCCCACGCAGCTATGGGATTTGCTGATGGATGCCGCATTCGAAGATCCTAACGCGCGCTTTTTTGTGCCCCACCTGGTCAAGGTCGCCGGCAAAAGTGATAACCCGAAACTACGCGAAGCTGCCGCTATCCTCGGTAAATGGGACTATGAGGAGCGGGATCTGAATAACGACGGTTATTACGATACCCCGGCGACACCCATTTTCCGCGCCTGGCTGCAACATATGCTGACTCTGTCTCTGGGCGGAATATTGCCTGCGGAACAGGCCTCGTGGTTCCTTGATACCGGCTATATGACGCCGGGAGAGAGCACCACGGGCAGCCAGAATATTTCGGTGGGTACCAAAATTCTGTATCAGGGCATGACCGCCGGCAGCAAGAGCTCGGGCTTTGATATCTTCAAAGGCAGGGACGTCGATAGCCTGATGATGGAAGCACTGCGGCTCGCCGTTAACGATCTGAACAAATCACAAGGCGGGAAGATGTCTGCGTGGCAGACCAGGGTGTCAAACACCACTTATCAAACCAAAAAACTTCCTGAATGTTCCGCAAGCAGGCTCAGACGAACACCTTCAGAATCGTCTTGCCATGAACCGCGGGACCGAAAATGA